Genomic window (Lewinellaceae bacterium):
TAATGGATGGAGATTTTCAAATTAAGGGAACAAGTCGAGAATCCGGAGGGTAATTTGTTTCTTTGCATTGTTTTCATCTTCCCATCTTATTTTTCCTTGTCTTGATGCCTTCTCTACCCTCTTAAATTCACTTGAAATCATAATTATTTCATTACGTAATTCTGTATCTTTCCCTTTAACGATTATATATAAAATCACGTCTATTGCCTTAGCTATTTCACCATTAGCCAGGAGAATTAGAATTTCATATTTGTCAAAATTATCCATTTATAAGAAACAAATAAGTTATAAAAAATCACCTATTTGAAAATGACGATTGATTTACTTCATATTCTTGAAAGAGCAAGTCTCTTTCTTATTCATTATAACCAATACCTTGATTGAAAAAAATAAAGTAAAACTTAAGCCTATCCTACTCCTTATTATTCAAAAGTACGGAACTCATCAAAAATCCGTACCAAATTTTCCGAAAACCAGTATTTTTAAATACCTGTTTTCGAACAAAGATAGATACTTGGATTTAAATTTACAAGCCCTTTAAAGAGTCAATACCAAAATTAAATTATCCGAAAAGGAAGGGTGTTATTTCAAATTCAACCTAATAAATTGAAAAAAAACATTTTATGCATTTTTTTTATTTTTATTTTAAAGGCATTTTTTTTTCTATATATTAAGGCACTACACAAAGAAGGATATTAATATCCAGAACAAACAAAGAGACATACCGGAAAACCGGTATATGAAGATAACAGGCGCGACAAAGAGAAACCGAATGAGGATAGAGATCAATGCTAATGATGCGGTGAGATATCAGAGCAGCTACCATTCATTAAAACAGAACAAAAAATAATATTTTCCATTTCTACCGACACCGGCATTCACAATGTCGTTTGCCCTTCATTTTTAGTTGCAAAATGGTTGTTCTGGCCTTTATCTTTTAGCTTTGCAAGGATTCAATAACCTATTCAACACCTGGACTATGGATGCCCACAAAAAAATGAACGAGAAAGACTACATCGAACAGCGGGTGGAGGACCAGCTGGCCTGGTTCGAAAAAAAGAGCGGGTTGAACCAGGTACGTTACAAACGGCTCCGGCTGGTGGCCATTGTCTTGTCTGCCCTCATTCCATTGCTGGTAGGCTTCATCAGCGATGATTTGGATTGGCTCAAGATCGCTACCGGGGCAGCCGGCGTGCTCATCGCCATCGTCGAAGGCCTGCTGAGCCTGTACAAGTACCAGGAAAACTGGATTCAGTACCGGTCGACCGCCGAAGCCCTGAAGCGGGAATCCTTTTTCTACAAGACCAGCTCGGGCGAATACCGGAAGGCAAAAGACCCCTTCCCGCTCTTCGTGGAAAGAATAGAAGCCATTATTGAAGGGGACACCCACAACTGGCAGCAGTATATCAGCAAGGATGACCGTTCTTCGGCGGTTTAAACCATCCTCAAAATTGAGGATGCGAAAAACCCATTAAATTGAGGATTGTGGTTTCCTTCCGGGAAAGCGATCTTTGCAATCGAAGGTAAACGCCCTTAAGTACTCTGTGTAACTTCAGAGAACAATCTATGAGCACTAAAGTGAATCATAAAGGCAATTGCATAACGCTCTTTATGATTTCAGTGCCGTTTCTTCAAAGCGGCACTATTTGAATTTTATGAACGCTCTATATTCCGCTAACTTTAAACAAACCTATTATGAAGCTTTTCAAGCCGCAGCTTTTTCTAGCCCGAAAAACAGGGGATAATGAAACCTACGACTACTATTTGTACGCTGTCACCTACTTCGACAATACCGGTTATCTGGCAGATGGCCACGAGCCGTTTTCCGGCACCCCTGACGAAAACGGCATTTACCACCTGACCCTGAAAGTAGCCGAACAGGAAGGGGAAACGCTGAGTTTTATTTCTCCCGTCGTTCACACTGTACCGCTTGGAAATTTATCCGATAACGGCACCCCCTTCAAGGTAGAAACCTCCGTATACTTCGGAGAACAACTGGTGGGCAAAAGCGTGATCGATGATATGGAAGCGGAAGATGACGGGAAACCTATGATGTAAGGTTATAATAACAAAAACGCACTATCTGCACGCGCGCTCTACTGCATCCT
Coding sequences:
- a CDS encoding DUF4231 domain-containing protein; its protein translation is MNEKDYIEQRVEDQLAWFEKKSGLNQVRYKRLRLVAIVLSALIPLLVGFISDDLDWLKIATGAAGVLIAIVEGLLSLYKYQENWIQYRSTAEALKRESFFYKTSSGEYRKAKDPFPLFVERIEAIIEGDTHNWQQYISKDDRSSAV